A single region of the Biomaibacter acetigenes genome encodes:
- a CDS encoding TetR/AcrR family transcriptional regulator: MERRKNQILEAAIKIFSEKGFEGSTTKEIARKARVSEGTIFRYFKTKKDILINLINILTEKSLFKFIEEIENGLDTGEALKHMLKLHYNMMTQNYQLLKTVFYEIQFHKELREAFYKNVVSKVLAIIEKNIADYNIRDDIPSDLAAETLLGIFLGIIMVQTMVEENESIHDEDKKISLILDILFNGIKKRN, translated from the coding sequence ATTGAAAGGCGAAAAAACCAGATACTGGAAGCTGCCATTAAAATTTTTTCGGAAAAGGGATTCGAAGGTTCTACTACAAAAGAAATTGCCCGAAAAGCCAGAGTGTCAGAGGGTACAATATTCAGATATTTTAAAACCAAGAAAGACATATTAATAAATCTTATAAATATCCTGACGGAAAAGTCGCTATTCAAGTTCATCGAAGAGATAGAAAATGGCCTTGACACAGGTGAGGCGTTAAAACACATGCTGAAACTGCATTACAACATGATGACCCAGAACTATCAGCTTTTAAAAACCGTTTTTTATGAGATACAGTTTCACAAAGAGTTAAGAGAGGCCTTTTATAAAAACGTTGTCTCAAAAGTGCTGGCCATAATTGAGAAAAACATAGCCGATTACAATATAAGAGATGACATACCTTCTGACCTGGCCGCAGAGACACTGTTGGGCATATTCTTGGGGATAATCATGGTACAGACCATGGTTGAAGAAAATGAAAGCATCCATGATGAAGATAAAAAAATATCATTAATTCTGGACATCCTCTTTAACGGGATAAAGAAGCGGAATTAA
- a CDS encoding efflux RND transporter periplasmic adaptor subunit: protein MSLGRKNKIIASLLLFFFVASVFLLAGCSKKKEEVKEEAAVPVKVMKTAKSNIEDIVTFTGQIEAGDEVKVVGKISGRVKEVNFEVGDYVQAGEPLVILETDELYDQLSQAEATLASAKANLAANESGSLPQQLDQVKSAFEQAEANYLNVKADYERMKALYEADAISKQAFDGMELKYKVAKSQYESAKEQLKLTEERMPKNVEALRAQVAQAQAAVDLIKTNIENSVIKAPVSGMISSKQIQPGEMCQAGATLGAVVNIDRVKVVINVPEEDINKLKDGQEATVNVDALGNEGRIKSKISIVSPASGASRLFQVKIEMENKDHRLKPGMFANVNVVRGIKENVITIPKDAVLIKKHGNVVYVVKEGKAEERLVKIGVTNGGRVEITEGLKEGETVVTSGQNMLTEGSAVKI from the coding sequence ATGAGCCTGGGTCGAAAAAACAAAATAATAGCTTCGCTATTGCTGTTTTTCTTTGTGGCGTCAGTATTCCTTCTTGCCGGATGCTCGAAAAAGAAAGAGGAGGTGAAAGAGGAAGCTGCGGTGCCGGTGAAAGTAATGAAAACAGCTAAAAGCAATATAGAAGACATAGTTACTTTTACAGGCCAGATTGAGGCGGGCGATGAAGTAAAAGTTGTAGGTAAGATATCGGGCAGGGTAAAAGAAGTAAATTTTGAAGTAGGGGACTATGTGCAAGCAGGTGAGCCGCTTGTAATACTGGAAACCGATGAGTTATACGACCAGCTTTCCCAAGCGGAGGCAACATTAGCGTCGGCAAAGGCAAACCTTGCCGCCAATGAATCGGGGTCGCTGCCGCAGCAGCTTGATCAGGTAAAGTCGGCGTTTGAACAGGCCGAGGCAAATTATTTAAACGTCAAAGCCGATTATGAGCGAATGAAAGCGCTGTATGAGGCGGACGCGATTTCCAAGCAGGCATTCGACGGCATGGAACTGAAGTACAAAGTGGCAAAGAGCCAGTATGAAAGCGCAAAAGAACAATTGAAGCTGACCGAAGAGCGCATGCCAAAAAATGTTGAAGCTCTGAGAGCTCAGGTGGCACAGGCACAGGCTGCGGTGGACCTTATAAAAACAAACATCGAAAACTCAGTCATAAAGGCGCCTGTATCGGGCATGATTTCATCAAAACAGATACAGCCCGGCGAAATGTGCCAGGCAGGAGCGACGCTTGGTGCAGTAGTTAATATAGACAGGGTCAAAGTCGTTATAAATGTGCCGGAAGAGGACATTAACAAATTAAAGGATGGCCAGGAAGCGACGGTGAATGTAGACGCTCTGGGGAACGAAGGCCGGATAAAAAGCAAAATAAGCATCGTTTCGCCGGCGTCGGGGGCAAGCAGGCTCTTTCAGGTAAAAATTGAGATGGAAAACAAAGATCACAGGTTAAAGCCAGGCATGTTTGCAAATGTGAATGTTGTCAGGGGCATAAAGGAAAATGTGATTACGATTCCAAAAGATGCTGTGCTGATTAAAAAACATGGTAATGTAGTGTATGTTGTAAAAGAAGGCAAGGCGGAAGAGCGTCTTGTTAAGATCGGAGTCACAAACGGAGGCAGGGTGGAAATAACGGAGGGACTGAAAGAAGGAGAAACGGTTGTCACAAGTGGTCAGAACATGCTGACGGAAGGCTCAGCAGTGAAAATCTAG
- a CDS encoding HlyD family secretion protein — MKLINQAPKKMKNLIMPLIILVLFFSLLYVNIFGGKETSIKHTVDGVFLEASGIIENNTVVVSSEVPGNIAKLYVKEGDTVVKGQEIAKIDDTLLQKQFLQAQDGAKLAETKLDSVKVALENLKIQNQNQITQAYNAYMAAKAYYEKVKLGPRPQEIRQAENMVAQTESAFQNAQENLSRVEFLLKEGAVAKQKYDEIKTAYDAAKA; from the coding sequence ATGAAATTGATTAATCAAGCGCCGAAAAAAATGAAAAATCTCATCATGCCATTAATTATTCTTGTTTTGTTTTTTTCTCTGCTTTATGTAAATATTTTCGGCGGCAAAGAGACATCCATTAAACATACCGTAGATGGGGTGTTTCTCGAGGCATCGGGCATTATTGAAAACAATACTGTGGTGGTCAGCAGTGAGGTTCCAGGCAACATAGCAAAACTTTATGTTAAAGAAGGAGATACAGTTGTAAAAGGCCAGGAAATAGCAAAAATTGATGATACTTTGCTTCAGAAACAATTCTTACAGGCTCAAGATGGTGCAAAACTGGCTGAAACAAAATTGGATTCAGTAAAAGTAGCTTTAGAAAACCTTAAGATACAAAATCAAAATCAGATAACTCAGGCGTATAATGCTTATATGGCAGCAAAGGCATATTATGAAAAGGTAAAATTGGGTCCGAGGCCTCAGGAGATCCGACAGGCGGAGAATATGGTGGCGCAGACGGAATCAGCTTTCCAAAATGCTCAGGAAAACCTGAGCAGGGTGGAATTTCTGCTTAAAGAAGGGGCCGTAGCAAAACAAAAATATGATGAGATAAAGACTGCATATGATGCGGCAAAGGCTTAG
- a CDS encoding TolC family protein: protein MQYKKIISFLAAVVCFLMPLAGFAESTATGDVSADTAEIANSVSGSPDAEEKTSFSLEESVNTALQNNVSLKISRQEYEKAKVEREEAKYESKQIADIRDDKILRDYVPTAFSFEGAQVKDLSPRLKEANELIAKKNLALDEQNLRIEVEKAYFNVLKAQDNLKNVEVQLQRVQEQLKNAQVSYKQGMIAKDSMLSVESAVASAEANRVSAEKNLELAKMNLNKIMGRNLTAPLKLTTTFTYTPAEIPDVEEMVKSALALRPEVISVRETKEVAELNCKLALKYYAENTFVYRKAKIDLEKAVLGVKEAEDQISLAVRSAHYAVIEAAEKLKSAEKTKETAQEVYRITDLKYKSQVATMAEVLQAMENLRQAELLYTASVFDYNVARAQLDNWAGKGLE, encoded by the coding sequence GTGCAATATAAAAAAATTATATCATTCCTTGCGGCTGTCGTATGTTTTTTAATGCCGCTTGCAGGTTTTGCGGAATCCACAGCTACGGGAGATGTTTCCGCTGATACCGCCGAAATCGCAAACAGTGTGTCCGGAAGTCCTGACGCTGAAGAAAAAACAAGCTTTTCGCTTGAAGAAAGCGTAAATACCGCTCTTCAAAACAATGTAAGCTTAAAAATTTCACGGCAGGAATACGAAAAAGCAAAGGTGGAACGAGAAGAAGCAAAATACGAGTCAAAGCAGATTGCAGATATTCGTGATGACAAGATACTTAGAGACTATGTACCGACAGCTTTCAGCTTTGAGGGAGCGCAGGTCAAAGACCTGTCCCCCAGGCTGAAAGAAGCCAATGAGCTGATAGCTAAAAAGAACCTTGCGCTTGATGAGCAGAACCTGAGGATAGAGGTGGAAAAAGCCTATTTCAATGTGCTGAAAGCTCAGGACAACCTTAAAAATGTAGAGGTCCAACTGCAGCGGGTCCAGGAACAATTGAAGAATGCTCAGGTGAGTTATAAACAGGGTATGATTGCAAAAGATTCAATGCTTTCGGTGGAATCTGCAGTGGCCAGCGCTGAAGCCAACAGGGTTTCCGCTGAAAAAAACCTGGAGCTTGCCAAGATGAACCTCAATAAAATTATGGGCCGCAACCTTACGGCTCCTCTGAAACTCACAACTACTTTCACCTATACACCTGCTGAAATTCCCGATGTTGAAGAAATGGTAAAAAGCGCCCTGGCGCTCAGACCGGAAGTTATCAGCGTAAGGGAAACGAAGGAAGTGGCGGAGCTGAACTGCAAGCTCGCCCTGAAATACTATGCGGAAAACACCTTCGTTTATCGAAAGGCGAAGATAGACCTGGAAAAAGCCGTTTTAGGAGTGAAGGAAGCGGAGGATCAGATTTCCCTTGCCGTAAGGTCGGCGCATTACGCTGTGATAGAGGCTGCGGAAAAACTAAAGTCAGCGGAAAAAACTAAAGAAACGGCGCAGGAAGTTTACAGAATAACAGATCTAAAGTATAAATCACAGGTCGCCACAATGGCAGAAGTGCTTCAGGCCATGGAAAACTTGAGGCAGGCCGAACTTTTATACACCGCCTCAGTGTTCGATTACAATGTGGCAAGGGCGCAGCTCGACAACTGGGCCGGCAAAGGCCTGGAATAG
- a CDS encoding TetR/AcrR family transcriptional regulator: protein MKREKQLEKRSSILEAAVSVFSREGYPNARMQEIATKAGIGKGTIYQYFKGKKHLFQQVVKEGIDQYAIGIKNEIKGCIGIEQILKKIVTFSFSFLENHSDVLKMIESHRSLIDESMLKWLYDRKNKITDLLVKTIVEKTEKKGMRSYKDAELAANCFFGMMISVVQEKVFHKKELDIEEVSDRIVKIFLHGYEQL from the coding sequence TTGAAAAGAGAAAAACAATTAGAAAAGCGTTCGTCAATCCTCGAGGCTGCAGTTTCTGTATTTTCGCGTGAAGGCTATCCCAATGCCAGGATGCAGGAGATAGCGACAAAGGCCGGAATAGGCAAGGGCACCATTTATCAGTATTTCAAAGGGAAAAAACACCTTTTTCAGCAGGTTGTAAAGGAAGGTATCGACCAATACGCTATCGGCATTAAAAACGAAATTAAGGGCTGTATCGGGATTGAACAAATTCTGAAAAAAATTGTAACATTCAGCTTTTCCTTTTTAGAAAATCACAGCGACGTATTAAAGATGATAGAAAGCCACCGCAGCTTGATTGATGAAAGCATGTTGAAATGGTTGTATGACAGGAAAAACAAAATAACAGACCTGCTTGTAAAAACAATCGTTGAAAAAACCGAAAAAAAGGGCATGCGAAGCTATAAAGATGCAGAACTTGCCGCAAATTGTTTTTTTGGAATGATGATTTCTGTAGTTCAAGAAAAGGTGTTTCACAAAAAAGAATTGGATATAGAAGAAGTCTCAGATAGGATAGTCAAAATATTCCTCCATGGATATGAGCAGTTATGA
- a CDS encoding S-layer homology domain-containing protein, whose protein sequence is MYNLKRMKKLFAILTIFVFIAGIASTGAPKVAMAASNDNAASSVDVKKLTSDITDKDTKDAVLRLAAFGIINGMEDGKYHPGDVVTREQFAKILVTSLKMDNAAKAATGRSSFKDVEASRWSAGYISVAAGQGLIKGYPDGTFQPAKQVSYAEAITMLVRALSYRDSFLPGDWPGNYLAKAAEEEITKYVKFNDVSGGANRGDVAILVNNTLDANVVKVDTYEASGTKYYESDKTLLEDKLNITKYENTRIIANNRLDDSLDDNEVSVYFIKDTEDGKYESKDDADFEFIEGFNPETIMGEEVTIYLNDDDEIIYAEREYDDDAKFDYVEGDVAKSGKVDKVSLVKFDDDYEFDDNAVVYVTQGGETTKVTPEDEESGFFNGMVGKVVMKNDKIVFADFMDVTEEIDNWMIVKDNEDGIISGISMDDDSMELDLTEDGNYDGVIILDLEGNILSVDDIEKDNLLYVAKADIDGDDYAIVRVVTNNILEGTLEKVKNDRITIDDKEIKFTKVGSDIRASYSIDDGDTITIFDFDNDPDVQADMEDADNQTIKAYTDAVGRISYFVTEAEAVSGYKYGIVTRIYTDSDKLKIYTVTENGEGDEITYAVEDSDNIEFGIPVDKYGIETSDKATQPIEPGSVVKFKLNKDGEIAEDEIYVFPKPSSPDGTNAWVLTKDFGKDSITAKYNKSGSAESFSVDSSTVIIDAKYLEEAAGSTKLDAKGNFESVDDNFSVIDWEDIAEDDIDTSPFYVFLDDNGVDVKAIVFFGDGVSDAAEDEEAIYVIDKWYKGGDLYAKIQRYGEDVEDIVVDSGSESGFKDERPYIAKVQADGELEVVSGTDFAAYYGIITDKDSSTITVEVYGSGEKTFRINSSTLVYEEDTKKSTSNLHEDDAVYVIVEDGVNARVIERLIDDEKQKVLNNQSPY, encoded by the coding sequence ATGTACAATCTCAAACGCATGAAAAAACTGTTTGCTATTCTTACAATCTTCGTATTTATTGCAGGAATAGCGAGCACCGGAGCTCCGAAAGTCGCGATGGCGGCGAGCAATGACAATGCGGCAAGTTCGGTCGATGTAAAGAAGCTGACATCCGACATCACCGACAAAGACACAAAAGATGCTGTATTGAGGCTTGCAGCATTCGGTATTATTAACGGCATGGAGGATGGAAAATATCATCCCGGTGATGTAGTAACACGAGAACAGTTTGCAAAGATACTGGTCACCTCGCTGAAGATGGATAACGCAGCGAAGGCCGCAACAGGCCGCAGCAGCTTTAAAGACGTGGAGGCCAGCAGGTGGTCCGCAGGATACATAAGCGTGGCTGCAGGCCAAGGCCTGATTAAGGGCTATCCCGACGGGACTTTCCAGCCTGCAAAACAGGTAAGCTACGCCGAAGCGATCACCATGCTGGTGAGGGCTCTGAGTTACAGAGATTCTTTCCTGCCCGGAGACTGGCCCGGCAACTACCTCGCAAAAGCCGCTGAAGAAGAAATCACAAAATACGTTAAGTTCAATGATGTCAGTGGTGGGGCCAACAGAGGTGATGTGGCGATCCTCGTGAACAACACCCTGGACGCCAATGTGGTTAAAGTCGACACCTATGAGGCAAGCGGCACGAAATACTATGAATCCGATAAGACACTCCTGGAAGACAAGCTGAATATTACAAAATACGAAAATACCAGAATCATTGCAAACAACAGATTGGATGACAGCCTCGACGACAATGAAGTTTCGGTTTATTTTATAAAAGATACTGAAGATGGTAAATATGAAAGCAAAGATGATGCTGACTTTGAATTTATCGAAGGATTTAATCCGGAAACAATAATGGGCGAAGAAGTAACGATATACTTGAACGATGATGATGAGATAATTTACGCCGAAAGAGAATACGATGATGATGCAAAATTCGACTACGTTGAAGGCGATGTGGCAAAAAGCGGTAAAGTTGACAAGGTAAGCCTTGTAAAATTCGATGATGACTATGAATTTGATGATAATGCAGTGGTTTATGTAACTCAGGGCGGAGAAACAACAAAAGTTACACCGGAAGATGAAGAAAGCGGATTTTTCAACGGTATGGTCGGTAAGGTCGTAATGAAGAACGACAAGATAGTATTTGCTGATTTCATGGATGTAACCGAAGAAATCGACAACTGGATGATTGTAAAAGACAATGAAGATGGTATTATAAGCGGTATATCCATGGATGATGACAGCATGGAATTAGACCTGACCGAAGACGGCAACTATGATGGAGTCATCATCCTCGACCTGGAAGGCAATATCCTTTCGGTTGATGACATTGAAAAAGATAATCTTCTTTATGTAGCTAAGGCGGATATTGACGGCGATGATTACGCAATAGTCAGGGTTGTGACGAACAACATTTTGGAAGGCACTCTGGAAAAAGTTAAAAATGATAGAATAACAATTGACGACAAAGAAATCAAGTTCACTAAAGTGGGCAGTGATATTCGGGCAAGCTACAGCATAGACGACGGTGATACCATAACAATTTTCGACTTCGACAACGATCCCGATGTGCAGGCTGATATGGAAGACGCCGATAATCAGACTATCAAGGCTTATACCGATGCGGTAGGAAGGATCTCATACTTCGTAACCGAAGCAGAAGCTGTATCCGGTTACAAATACGGTATTGTTACAAGAATCTATACAGATAGCGATAAGCTGAAAATATACACTGTAACCGAAAACGGCGAAGGTGATGAAATCACATATGCCGTTGAGGATTCCGACAATATAGAATTCGGCATACCTGTTGACAAATACGGAATTGAAACCAGCGACAAGGCTACTCAGCCTATTGAACCCGGCAGCGTTGTAAAATTCAAACTCAACAAAGACGGAGAAATTGCAGAAGATGAGATATATGTATTCCCGAAACCATCGAGTCCTGATGGAACCAACGCATGGGTATTGACGAAGGATTTCGGTAAAGACAGCATTACCGCAAAATATAACAAATCAGGGTCTGCCGAAAGCTTCTCTGTTGACAGCAGCACTGTAATTATAGATGCAAAGTATCTGGAGGAAGCAGCTGGTTCTACAAAATTAGATGCAAAGGGTAATTTTGAATCTGTTGATGATAACTTCTCTGTAATTGATTGGGAAGACATAGCAGAGGATGACATAGACACTTCACCGTTCTACGTATTTCTGGATGACAATGGAGTAGACGTCAAGGCCATCGTGTTCTTTGGGGATGGTGTAAGCGATGCAGCAGAAGATGAAGAAGCAATATACGTCATTGACAAGTGGTATAAGGGCGGAGACCTGTATGCCAAGATACAAAGGTACGGTGAAGATGTCGAAGATATAGTTGTAGATTCCGGTTCTGAATCCGGATTTAAGGATGAAAGGCCGTATATTGCAAAAGTGCAGGCTGACGGTGAATTGGAGGTAGTTTCCGGCACTGACTTTGCAGCATACTACGGCATAATCACTGACAAAGACAGCAGTACCATAACCGTTGAAGTATACGGTTCTGGTGAGAAGACGTTCAGGATCAACAGCAGCACCCTGGTATATGAAGAAGACACCAAGAAGTCCACCTCCAACCTGCATGAGGATGACGCTGTATACGTTATAGTAGAAGATGGTGTAAACGCCAGGGTAATCGAGAGATTAATAGATGATGAGAAACAAAAAGTACTAAACAATCAGAGCCCATATTGA
- a CDS encoding efflux RND transporter permease subunit: MRITETVVKRPVATFMAVLVILILGFVSLSKMQVDLLPDIQLPTAVVVTTYPGASSEEIETMITKPIEKEIAGVENIKSISSSSEANVSMITVSFNWGTDLDTAVTDVREKVDMVKKRLPDDADEPLVIKFDPSMMPVLIYGMTGDRDPLLMKQIGEDMIEKKLERVAGVSSVQVVGGVERQIRVLLSPQKMNGYGISIGQVMQVLAANNLNLPGGTVDYGSRELIVRTTGEFESVDEIKELAVANRQGAIVKLSDIAEVKDATEDIKTHSRINDYEGLRILIQKSSDANTVAVANGVKKELEAIKKELPKGIELYQILDQSDFINRSINRVKSNALVGAILAVVVLYLFLHNFRSTIVIAISIPISIISTFVIMYFSGITLNLISLGGLALGIGMLVDNSIVVLENIYHHRELGLNGMEAASVGANEVTLAIAASTLTTVAVFLPIVFVKGLAGILFKEMSLTITFSLLSSLIVAITIVPLLSSRLVKVTAAEEKKQGFLARIFDGMDRFYNSVDEKYGKLLAWALRHRKIVILAIVVLLVISVAAVPLVGTEFFPETDEGRISIKVEYPLGTKVEKTDELVKSIERIVASIPEVQMYSSQVGTDTKKSFLGTAGSGEIASMDVRLVPVSERKRSTKDVVEEIRQKIGEVPGAKIEINSATTMSTISSATSGSSKPVQVAIKGDDFATLENLAEKIKAIVKKVPGTRDVETSIDEGRPEVRIKVDKDRASYYGLDASQVAQTVRIAINGAEATKYRVAGTEVEVNVQLNELSRKTLEDLEGMTLMSPTGVNVPLRNIARFTITEGPNVINREDQERVVYVTADIYRRSLGEVINDIRSAISSVNLPEGYSISFEGQNKEMTESFADLFQAMLLAVFLVYAVMAAQFESLLHPFTIMFAIPFCTTGVVFGLLISRRAFSLPAYIGIIMLAGIAVNNAIVLVDYINQLRAKGKTVREAIVEAGPRRLRPIMMTTSTTVLGLLPLALGIGEGSEIQAPLAVTVLGGLTVSTLLTLVVVPVLYSIFEDLSARVVMKIKIKKYA, from the coding sequence ATGAGAATTACGGAGACGGTTGTAAAAAGGCCTGTGGCAACATTCATGGCTGTGCTTGTCATCCTTATCCTCGGGTTTGTTTCACTGAGCAAGATGCAGGTCGATTTGCTGCCGGATATACAGCTTCCGACGGCTGTTGTTGTAACAACATACCCTGGGGCAAGCTCCGAAGAAATAGAGACAATGATAACAAAGCCTATAGAAAAAGAAATAGCCGGGGTAGAAAACATAAAAAGCATATCTTCATCAAGCGAAGCCAATGTTTCCATGATTACGGTGAGTTTCAACTGGGGAACAGACCTTGATACGGCGGTAACGGATGTAAGAGAAAAAGTAGACATGGTTAAAAAAAGACTGCCGGATGACGCAGACGAACCACTGGTAATTAAGTTTGACCCGTCAATGATGCCGGTGCTTATTTACGGCATGACCGGCGACAGAGACCCGCTTTTGATGAAGCAGATAGGTGAAGATATGATAGAAAAAAAGCTTGAGAGGGTAGCGGGAGTTTCAAGCGTCCAGGTTGTGGGCGGAGTAGAGCGCCAGATAAGGGTCCTGCTTTCACCTCAAAAGATGAACGGATACGGGATAAGCATCGGCCAGGTTATGCAGGTGCTTGCGGCAAATAACCTGAACCTGCCCGGCGGGACGGTGGACTACGGCAGCAGAGAGCTTATAGTGAGGACTACGGGCGAATTCGAAAGTGTTGATGAAATAAAAGAACTTGCGGTGGCGAACAGGCAGGGAGCCATCGTTAAACTGAGCGATATAGCCGAGGTTAAGGATGCCACAGAAGATATAAAGACCCATTCCAGGATAAACGACTATGAAGGATTAAGGATACTTATACAAAAATCCAGCGACGCAAACACGGTGGCGGTGGCAAATGGAGTAAAAAAAGAACTTGAAGCGATTAAAAAAGAGCTTCCGAAAGGCATAGAGCTATATCAAATATTGGACCAATCAGACTTTATAAACAGATCGATAAACAGAGTCAAGTCAAATGCATTGGTTGGCGCTATTCTTGCAGTGGTAGTTTTATATCTTTTTTTGCATAATTTCAGGTCGACCATAGTTATTGCAATATCAATACCTATATCAATTATATCCACATTTGTCATAATGTATTTCAGCGGCATTACGCTAAACCTCATATCCCTTGGCGGCCTTGCCCTGGGAATAGGTATGCTGGTGGATAACTCCATAGTCGTGCTTGAAAACATATATCACCACAGAGAATTAGGTCTTAACGGCATGGAGGCAGCGTCTGTTGGGGCAAATGAGGTTACTCTTGCTATAGCGGCATCGACACTGACTACAGTTGCCGTATTTTTACCGATAGTCTTTGTAAAAGGCCTTGCTGGAATATTATTCAAGGAAATGAGTCTCACCATCACGTTCTCTCTTTTGTCTTCCCTGATTGTTGCAATTACAATAGTGCCCTTGCTGAGTTCCCGTCTGGTCAAAGTAACCGCTGCAGAAGAAAAAAAACAGGGCTTTCTTGCCAGAATATTCGATGGAATGGACAGATTTTACAACAGTGTCGATGAAAAATATGGAAAGCTTCTTGCATGGGCCCTGCGGCACAGGAAGATTGTAATACTTGCCATTGTTGTGCTTCTTGTCATAAGTGTGGCTGCAGTGCCTCTTGTGGGGACAGAATTTTTCCCGGAGACCGATGAAGGCAGGATATCAATCAAAGTGGAATATCCTCTTGGCACAAAAGTGGAAAAGACAGATGAACTGGTTAAATCCATAGAGCGCATAGTTGCTTCAATACCGGAAGTTCAAATGTATTCGTCACAGGTTGGAACAGACACAAAAAAGAGTTTCCTTGGGACGGCTGGAAGCGGTGAAATAGCCAGCATGGATGTGCGCCTTGTCCCGGTCAGCGAAAGGAAGAGGTCCACAAAAGACGTAGTCGAAGAAATCAGGCAAAAAATAGGAGAAGTCCCGGGGGCAAAAATCGAGATAAACAGCGCAACAACGATGAGCACTATTAGTTCCGCCACTTCAGGAAGCAGCAAACCGGTCCAGGTAGCCATAAAGGGAGACGACTTTGCTACGCTTGAAAATCTTGCCGAAAAAATTAAAGCTATAGTCAAAAAAGTGCCGGGCACCAGGGATGTTGAGACATCTATTGATGAAGGGAGACCTGAAGTCCGGATAAAAGTAGATAAGGACAGGGCTTCATACTACGGTCTGGATGCAAGCCAGGTGGCGCAGACCGTAAGGATTGCAATAAACGGGGCTGAAGCGACCAAATACAGGGTTGCCGGAACAGAAGTGGAAGTGAACGTACAGCTCAATGAGCTTTCAAGGAAGACCCTTGAGGACCTTGAAGGGATGACATTGATGTCTCCGACGGGCGTCAATGTGCCACTTAGAAACATAGCCAGATTTACAATCACTGAAGGCCCAAATGTAATTAATCGTGAAGATCAGGAGCGAGTAGTATATGTGACGGCCGATATTTACAGAAGGAGCCTGGGAGAGGTGATAAATGACATCAGATCGGCAATTTCTTCAGTCAATTTACCGGAGGGTTACAGTATAAGTTTCGAAGGGCAGAACAAAGAAATGACGGAATCGTTTGCGGATCTATTCCAGGCGATGCTGCTGGCGGTGTTCCTTGTCTATGCGGTAATGGCGGCGCAGTTTGAGTCGCTTTTGCATCCGTTTACCATAATGTTTGCAATCCCCTTCTGTACGACTGGTGTTGTGTTTGGCCTCCTGATAAGCAGGAGGGCGTTCAGCTTGCCGGCGTATATTGGCATTATAATGCTGGCGGGCATTGCGGTCAACAACGCCATTGTACTGGTGGATTACATTAACCAGTTGCGGGCAAAGGGTAAGACGGTCAGAGAAGCGATAGTTGAAGCCGGTCCAAGAAGGCTCAGGCCCATCATGATGACCACATCTACAACAGTTCTCGGTCTTTTACCCCTTGCTCTTGGGATTGGCGAAGGCAGCGAAATCCAGGCACCCCTTGCTGTTACCGTTTTGGGAGGATTGACAGTCTCAACCCTTTTGACACTCGTGGTTGTGCCCGTTCTTTACTCGATATTTGAAGACCTGTCAGCAAGGGTGGTAATGAAAATAAAGATTAAAAAATATGCTTGA